The Coffea arabica cultivar ET-39 chromosome 8e, Coffea Arabica ET-39 HiFi, whole genome shotgun sequence genome window below encodes:
- the LOC113703941 gene encoding glutathione S-transferase T1-like has product MKLKVFADRGSQPSRAVLIFCKANGIEFEEVQIQLAKGEHKSPEYEAINPMKQVPAIEVDGKFRLFESHAILRFLATAFPGIAEHWYPADVFKRAQIDSALDWHHSTIRRGSVGVVLNTTLAPLFGRPLDPQAAAEAEKLLSASLAKIESFWLKGDGPFLLGNSEPSIADLSLVCEIMQLELVDEKLQKRILDPYAKVRKWVEDTKKAIQPHFDEIHVAFFQMKEMIKKARAGAGSGETKTG; this is encoded by the exons ATGAAGTTAAAAGTGTTTGCTGATCGCGGCTCTCAGCCATCACGGGCAGTTCTCATATTCTGCAA GGCTAATGGGATTGAGTTTGAAGAAGTCCAAATCCAGCTGGCTAAAGGGGAGCACAAATCTCCTGAATACGAAG CAATCAATCCCATGAAGCAAGTCCCAGCAATAGAAGTTGATGGAAAATTCAGGCTCTTTGAGAG TCATGCTATTCTTCGATTTCTGGCAACTGCTTTTCCTGGAATTGCAGAACATTG GTATCCTGCAGACGTGTTCAAAAGAGCACAGATTGACTCAGCTTTAGATTGGCATCACTCCACTATACGACGGGGTTCAG TTGGGGTAGTCCTCAATACTACGCTTGCACCTTTATTTGGCCGGCCTTTGGATCCTCAAGCAGCAGCAGAAGCTGAAAAGCTCCTGTCAGCTTCTTTAGCAAAGATTGAATCCTTTTGGCTCAagggtgatggaccatttctgCTGGGAAATTCTGAACCTTCCATAGCAGACCTGAGTTTGGTCTGTGAAATTATGCAACTTGAG CTTGTGGATGAGAAGCTTCAGAAACGGATATTGGACCCATATGCGAAAGTTCGGAAATGGGTTGAAGATACAAAGAAGGCAATACAACCTCATTTTGATGAAATTCATGTTGCCTTCTTCCAGATGAAAGAGATGATAAAGAAGGCGCGGGCTGGTGCGGGCAGTGGTGAGACAAAAACTGGCTGA
- the LOC113702948 gene encoding glutathione S-transferase T1 isoform X1, translating to MKLKLFVDRLSQPCRAILIFCKLNGIEFEEVTIDFCKRENLSPEYQKINPMQLVPAIEVDGEFKLFESHAILRFLACAFPGVADHWYPADLFERAQIDSVLDWHHSNLRHGTTGLVFNSTVGPLLAGLPPNLEAAAEARKVLLASLPMVESFWLKGDGHFLLGRSQPSIADLILVCEIMQLEVLDEKVRKQILDPYKKIGKWIDDTRNATQPYFDEFHAVLFRAKEKLIKIRSTGSSDETKIK from the exons ATGAAGCTGAAACTATTTGTAGATCGTCTGTCTCAGCCATGTCGTGCAATTCTCATCTTCTGCAA GTTAAACGGGATAGAGTTCGAGGAAGTCACGATTGATTTTTGCAAACGCGAAAACTTATCTCCTGAATATCAGA AAATCAATCCTATGCAGCTAGTGCCAGCAATAGAAGTGGATGGAGAATTTAAGCTCTTTGAAAG TCATGCAATTCTGCGATTTCTGGCTTGTGCTTTCCCTGGAGTTGCTGATCATTG GTATCCTGCAGACCTGTTCGAAAGAGCACAGATCGACTCAGTTTTAGATTGGCATCATTCCAATCTGCGACATGGTACAA CTGGATTAGTCTTCAACAGTACCGTTGGACCTTTACTCGCTGGCCTGCCTCCGAATTTAGAAGCAGCAGCTGAAGCTAGAAAAGTCCTCCTAGCTTCTCTTCCAATGGTCGAATCCTTCTGGCTCAAGGGTGATGGACACTTTCTGCTGGGAagatctcaaccatccatagcAGACCTGATTTTAGTCTGTGAAATTATGCAACTTGAG GTCTTAGATGAGAAGGTTCGCAAACAAATATTAGACCCATATAAAAAGATTGGGAAGTGGATTGACGATACAAGAAATGCAACTCAACCTTATTTTGATGAATTTCATGCCG
- the LOC140012577 gene encoding uncharacterized protein yields the protein MTNIKNFPPPFLSPTIFYASISPNPSTSPSLPVSSSESWVNWAIHHHKRKKIAKIASPFKLPGGRLCISLMLPKDDSKSEMLVHGDITLDNLLVATSGIVKIGDFSVSQLVEDDNDELCCSTGIPIFTTLECRIGGCTIDTESMLDLRLHFCILTEVLGPMYLHLFFAYNYVQPIIAKLLPCG from the exons ATGacaaacataaaaaattttcctCCCCCATTTCTCTCTCCAACCATCTTCTACGCTTCCATTTCCCCAAATCCTTCTACCTCTCCTTCCCTGCCAGTCTCATCATCTGAATCTTGGGTAAACTGGGCTATCCACCatcataaaagaaaaaaaattgctaaGATTGCTTCTCCTTTTAAACTCCCAG GTGGAAGGTTGTGTATTTCTCTAATGCTTCCCAAAGATGACTCCAAATCAGA AATGTTAGTGCATGGTGATATTACACTTGATAATCTCTTGGTAGCTACTTCTGGGATTGTGAAGATTGGTGATTTTAGTGTTAGTCAACTTGTTGAG GATGATAACGATGAACTTTGCTGCTCTACTGGGATTCCTATTTTTACCACATTAGAGTGCCGTATAGGTGGTTGTACGATTGATACTGAAAGTATGCTAGACTTGAGGCTTCACTTTTGCATACTTACAGAAGTACTTGGCCCAATGTATTTACATCTCTTTTTTGCGTATAATTATGTTCAACCTATCATAGCAAAGTTGCTGCCGTGTGGGTAG